In Pieris rapae chromosome 10, ilPieRapa1.1, whole genome shotgun sequence, the genomic window AACCACAAGAAATCATGAATCAcctatattttgaaaatgtatctACATtggagcagtgttagcctagtggcttcagcgtgcaacactcatccctgaggtcgtaggttcgatccccggctgtgcaccaatagactttctttctatgtgcgcattcaCATTTGCTCGATCGGTGAagggaaacatcgtgaggaaaccgacatgtcttcgttccaaaaagtcgacgacgtgtgtcaggcactggaggctgatcacctacttgcctattagatttaaaaatgaccaTGAactagattcagaaatctcaggccaagacctaaagagtttgtagcgccactgatttatttgttttaccaCACCGACTTTTTGTGGCTTTGACACCTGCgcatacaaacatttatttgtaatctCGCTATGTGCGTCACACTATTCATTACCGATATGTTCTCTGTTCCATGCTGGTAACACAGTCATTTATTTGGTTATGAtttgttttatcatttaatgttCGTAGCGTCTGCATACTTCACCAATAGTATTaaacgtaataataaattaactgacAATAATCAGTATATTTacgcatttaattaattgttgttttttttatatatatacgaacTGACATTTGTTGTTGCCTATATACATCGTCATGATAAacgtcatttttttttacttaaaaccaaaaaaaaaatttaaaaaaaaatttctgcAGCAAtgatcaaaaattaaaattaatatactccacggtactttatttaaccaaaaaaAGGCTAAAGAAGAAATGAGTTTACCACGGTTCACACATAGACACTTTAACATTTCCAATACACATTACCTGCCAATACTCAGGAATCcttaaaaacacattaataCAATTGAATGGGTACCAAAAGGAACTGAAACTAATATGTGTCGCTTTTGAAAAGGGTCTCTTCTATTGTCGTGAGATTTCATTAGTTTCACTGTAGTAAAAGATCAAAACGTCAACGTAATATTCGTTAAAATGCATTAGAATTTTTTGAACacaatttgtatgtaatttttaattgaataattgaGTATAAAgcttattaagtttttaccttttatgtaatgcaacgaagtgtttataaataaataaataaatacctataagaatatatttttttattcagaacATAACTGGCTTTGtacaaaatgaaataagaACGATAAAAACATAACGCATATACATAGTAATCAAACCCGTGCGTACTATACCATACATGagagtatttataaaactatgagCAACATTTTTGCTCACAGTTGTTATACAGGCGTGCAGTATAACTGCTGCAGTTTTAAACGTTTAatcgattattattaattagttaaccACCAAATGGATggcaaaaaatgtatattagctcaatcaatgaaaaaaatatatttttattctgtggTATACATGACAAACGATGCACATAACTAATCTTTAACATTCGGAACACAAAAACCGTTGTTCTTTATAAATTCTACCAATATTTATCAATAGACCActagtatttatttgtaagcctccattatatttgtatgcaTCTActctgtatttttaaataatattacacgataaataaataaatatatatatatatatacatataaaatatttagattatcgAGAATCAATTCGATATCAAGACAtgatatgaaaatgaaaatttttaagtCGAAGGATAATTCATTTCTAacctactttaattttattgatcaaaactttatattatcataaaaatgtCTTCGGGACtgtgtataaatttgtttgaatgttaattaagaaaaacctGAAAACGCagtgtagtatttttttgttaataacttGAATGATGTAACTTAACTTAAACgtactttgaaaaaaaatctaataagttTGAAAATGTCACATGACCATGCGCGTTGTATACCATTTTGAAGTGAGTCAACCCTAGGACGTTTCATAAACATGCATTTAAACTTGGTTTTAAAGTCACAAACgattttaacaaaatgtatttattcttaatataaattaatatctggtgttaatttaaatttgttacacATTTAGCCCTTTATAAAAGACAGTCATTATAGTAATTAGACTGTCATGAAAATCTAATTACTACTTGTCCCTTTCTGagaaattgtgtttacgctgtgatcAAAAGAGACAAAAGAGTACTTTAGTTAATCTGGTTagtatattagtaataatttatttattatataatagcttAGTGCtatcgtaatatatataaatatatatttgaatagaaTTATTTAAGGAGGATATTTAAACACATATTTCAATTGATACTTTGGTAAAgatagtttagttttattgtacatttttaattagttttaatcttaattgtTTTCAAACAAACTCGGtggtatatacatatgtatatatgcgAAAAAAATTCGCTATTATCTCTCATATATCATGATTTAGATAAGTCcaaattgtatttctttatttcaaaGATCACTGCTAAAAAGTGATGCCGCCGGgtgatgttatttaattttattttgtaatcttgttattattaatttgggGTAAGTGATAGCAAGTGTGTGTCTGATAATACATTCACAAGGCCCAATTAAGGATCCCGTTAAGTAGGTGATATTTTGTTTTCCGcacaatttcatatttttttaaggatatTGTGTAATCCGCTTTTCTGGTATCagcaaaatcatttattcatataggtaacacaatgtacacgtatgaacgtcaaaacagaaatatactCACTATATTAAAAGTCAACTATCCACTAGGAAGAAATTATactaacaaatgatcacgcaAGATAAGATCTGAAACCcaaaccatgaagtttttttttactcaaaTTTGTTGGAGACAATTCTCAAATATAGAATAGATAATGTATAATCATACCATCTTAGTTAATTAAAGTCCActgtaattacatattaaagttaagaaaacgattatacaattgttatataggttaataaaattaaatttagataagGGGCAagtagtatgtatatattgaaaGTAGCATATATATAAGGCACCATGAGTTTTAAATGATGAttgaaattctttattatattattatcaaaagtaTTGTTTAACCTCTTTTGTTCTCCAAACATGCTGTATTCgagttaattacatttttaattaatattcattctGTATCTTAGAAAAccaattattagtttattccAAAACGTTTCTTAATATCGAACGGTATTAACCCAATAAAACACGTTTcgattaacaattaaaaatgcgGGTAGTGATACCTCACTATAGCTAGCCAGTACTAATTGAAACTAATTCGGAATAGGACTtacaaaatgatattaattttattcatcttCGTTtgtgtatttacttttatgtactattttaatgtgaataaaaattattggaaaataaGAAATGTTGTGCAAGTGAACTACGCTGCATGGGACTTTTTGTTTGGAAAGTGTTCGCTGCCAGaagtttatagaaatatttataatgcatATCCAAATGAAAACTATGTTGGGATGTACTTAAATACAAAACCTGTActtgttttgaaaaatttgGAAGATATTCGAGCGGTTTTGAAAGATTCACACTGTTTTCACTCCCGAGGATATTATGTTAATGATAAAGAAGACTTGATAGATAACTTACTTTTAATGAATGATTATCATCGCTGGAAGCTGATCAGACAGAGAATTTCACCAGTTTTCActattaaaaagttgaaaagtATGTCACGTTCAATATACCAATGTTCAGACAgtttaattgattatataaagaattatCAATGCGAGAATAATAAgagtatatttgaaaaatttaattttgttgcaATCGGATCAGCAATATTTGGTGTagattttgttacaaaaaatgcATTACAATCGCCAATCGTAAATGCGCTGTGCACTCCGCTCCCATTTTTTCAACgatgtttattttcattaaaactgaTCATTAGTATCCAATTTCCAATAGTGCTTAgggttctaaatataaaaatatttgacgattacaaaaatcttatattgGAAATAATACAGAAAGTCAGTAAATATCGTCACGAGACCCCTGGAAAAAGGGACGACTATATAGACGTGTATAtggaaatacaaaattatgaatCGATTCAAGATGCATCaggttgtaaaataaatattgatcagTTTGTGGCTTCCCAAGCATTTTCGTTTTTTGTGGCCGGCGTCGAAACGACAGCAAGCGCTGTAGATTATACGTTATTGGAATTAGCAAACAATGAACACATCTTAGAGAAGGTTCATAAGGAAATTGAtggaatatttcataaatataagcAACTTAACTACTATAATGTTGAAGCCATGGAGTACTTAGACATGGTCCTCAGCGAATCATTGAGGAAATATCCGCCGATTGGGTCTATGCAACGAGTGGCAACTGAAGATGCAATATTGCCATCGAATTTAAAAGTTGACAAAGGTGTTTACGTTATTATCCCGACATATGCGTTGCATATGGACCCCAAGTACTTCTCAGAGCCAGACATATTCGACCCAGAAAGGTTTTCTGCGGAcaacatcaataaaattaaaaagtacacCTATTTGCCGTTTAGTGGAGAAAATCGTATTTGTATtggtaagtattttaatgatctatcgatatatattatttacggtTTCAATGATAAATGTCCTTGTGgccttgttttttataatattaaaacataaggctagaaaatgtaaaaatttcaattaaaaatacatacgtcattaaaaaaaacattaactaCGTCAatgtcatttataaatatatgtatatactagcggatccgacagacgttgtcctgtctacacgtctttaatttcaaaatttcaatttttataagccattttgatgaaaattattattcaaatgttatgacaatatctaacgatccagcacatggtcacacacgatataacacaatgataacaaaactttttttaaatttcgggacagactaaaattaaaattcgaatattatttaaaatttgacactgcgatggtagcgccgtctgtcggatccaatgtaaaacattccaaaatcaattgaaaaaataaaaaattgaaaattaattaaaaaacattgtccagcggacaaaattgtgaatctaaaccattcccagatccccttgaacacacacaaaaaatttcgtctaaatcggtccagtcgtttaggaggagttcagtcacatacacacgcacacaagaaatatatatattaagatatataattttaaaggtttAAGGCTTTACGTAAACATGCTAGAGAAATATTGCTATTAAGAtagtaacatataaaatgtaagttaATAGTTGATATCCGCGAAATTGTCCGCATGGGATTCCATCCCTTGTCGACCAAATTGAACAATTCGCTAAGAactattataactattttataaattcatcaCAAAATATCTTTGGTTCTCTGGTTACATATAACCTAGGTTAAGTAGGTTattaggcaacgggcggccttatcgctaactaGCGATTATTCCAGGCTACCCTAATATGGAACACTAAAAAAACCACCTACAGAGGGTAAATTAAAAGAAGTTgatcatttattaacaaaaaaaaacttaaaataacgtGCAActataactgaaataaaataaaataaaatctaaagaaaaaagcTGTCAGCCTCTCTGTATTTTTGTCGTTACCAACTCAATCATTTATTGCtgtgatgatgatgataaagTACGTAATCTTCGTCACAATTAGCTAGACAGATATAGACAATTTTAACAcacaagtatattatttttcgttaTATGTTAATTTGATTTCACTAAAAAACGACTAAATGGAATTCCAACTtgtaaaatgaaaagaaaaatgattgACAATGCTTGAAAGATATACAGACAGAAAAGTGgttttattgttgtttatttggcTATCGCTCTTTTTCATATCAGTctatgcatatattataatatgattatatCAATACACTCCATTGAAATGTTACAATTTGAGGGCCAAACTGCACATGTATTACAGgacgaaatttaatttatggtaCATGTAGGGGTGGTCAATACAAGCTTAAACCAAAGTATGTGGGGTTGGCGACCTTGACCCCGGCCGCTATTTTGGAAGAAGGCgtgaaaacacatttttaagcTATATCTCCAAATCTATCCATCgtacatattacaaaattaagtatttcatAGCGAATCGTTTTTTTGCCTATAATTGTCTTTGTGacatttatcataaatttaaatttctaaaagttaattgaaaaattaagtaaaaaagtaaacaaatttaattaaaatttacctcTTTTGCttaataactttttcttttgttattatcaaaaaaatattttagaacaaTTTTGTAGATCTCTTTCTGAAGACTTTTCTAAATTTCGTTAGTTTGCAGCGCTGTAACAGCGTTTCAAACGCGGACTGGGTTCATCAATGCTCATGACAACCTGGTTGTACACTGCAATAATTTCAAGACTATCATGACAGACAGACTAATACTACCCATCGcatgaaaagtatttttccCCATTAATTGTGTTGCTGTTGAAGTCAACAACAAAtttcgaatttaatttattacgcgGTAGACGAAATGCACAGGAATTAtcgaacaattattatattatatttaattataagatgcAGAGAAACTTAATGTTCTCTctacatatttcataaataaaattacgtcCTCGACAAATGTTCAGCCGATGTCACATTTTAATGGTAGTCCAGACTTCAATTTAATGAAAGTGatgtaaaaactaatt contains:
- the LOC111000974 gene encoding cytochrome P450 6B5; the encoded protein is MILILFIFVCVFTFMYYFNVNKNYWKIRNVVQVNYAAWDFLFGKCSLPEVYRNIYNAYPNENYVGMYLNTKPVLVLKNLEDIRAVLKDSHCFHSRGYYVNDKEDLIDNLLLMNDYHRWKLIRQRISPVFTIKKLKSMSRSIYQCSDSLIDYIKNYQCENNKSIFEKFNFVAIGSAIFGVDFVTKNALQSPIVNALCTPLPFFQRCLFSLKLIISIQFPIVLRVLNIKIFDDYKNLILEIIQKVSKYRHETPGKRDDYIDVYMEIQNYESIQDASGCKINIDQFVASQAFSFFVAGVETTASAVDYTLLELANNEHILEKVHKEIDGIFHKYKQLNYYNVEAMEYLDMVLSESLRKYPPIGSMQRVATEDAILPSNLKVDKGVYVIIPTYALHMDPKYFSEPDIFDPERFSADNINKIKKYTYLPFSGENRICIGAKYARLHMKIMLAVLLREFTLKSCMYRVTTFEPNLFTLSSSKVEYELIPRHKRV